The following proteins are encoded in a genomic region of Neovison vison isolate M4711 chromosome 12, ASM_NN_V1, whole genome shotgun sequence:
- the C12H12orf60 gene encoding uncharacterized protein C12orf60 homolog → MSSESEKDKERLVQAAKTFFFHMQDLVAFTNTLIESFNSTMNAQIHSLAVKEDANVKDVFEQLFTVFKELQCVLEAKYDQMQKEPLCSKIATAICSMVEKSANVKELQQSAREMFKNVHTPVIVAALNSTNILGTLESSLSLLMTCPIMKLQLSDLYQKDTKDQSEANTSEKNQSPGPSKIGTADILKKLQDVLKAEHFKNTMESVVNQLEQIVRTLAPILEILQKAINIMESKIPMP, encoded by the coding sequence ATGTCTTCAGAGTCAGAAAAGGATAAAGAGAGGCTGGTGCAAGCTgccaaaacatttttctttcacatGCAAGATCTTGTTGCCTTCACTAACACACTTATAGAATCTTTTAACAGCACTATGAATGCCCAGATCCACTCCCTGGCTGTGAAGGAAGATGCTAACGTTAAGGATGTCTTTGAACAACTATTCACAGTCTTTAAGGAGTTACAGTGTGTCCTGGAGGCAAAGTACGACCAGATGCAAAAGGAACCTTTATGTTCCAAGATTGCGACAGCGATTTGCTCTATGGTTGAGAAGAGTGCCAATGTCAAGGAGCTGCAGCAGTCAGCTAGAGAAATGTTCAAGAATGTCCACACTCCAGTCATCGTTGCTGCACTGAATAGCACTAACATCCTTGGCACTTTGGAATCTTCTCTTTCACTCTTGATGACATGTCCTATCATGAAACTTCAGTTAAGTGACCTCTATCAAAAAGACACCAAAGACCAATCAGAGGCCAACACCTCAGAGAAAAACCAAAGTCCGGGTCCATCCAAAATCGGTACAGCAGACATCTTGAAAAAATTGCAGGATGTGTTAAAAGCTGAACATTTCAAGAATACCATGGAGTCAGTTGTAAATCAGTTGGAGCAAATTGTCAGAACTCTGGCACCAATCTTAGAGATCCTCCAAAAAGCCATAAATATTATGGAATCCAAAATTCCCATGCCCTAG